The following are from one region of the Vibrio rarus genome:
- a CDS encoding RNA polymerase factor sigma-54, with product MKAALQLKFGQQLAMTPQLQQAIRLLQLSSLELQQEIQEALDSNPLLQVADEHAHSEDHEQAENKAESANDTSTDTTSEPSAQDSADLMANNAISDDLAMDTSWEDVYSSNSGNTGVKADDELPIYQGETQTSLYDHLLWQLELTPFSETDHAIAMAIIDAIDEQGFLSLSTQDITASLSLSDVEEDETIAVLKRIQQFEPLGVGSRNLQECLLLQLDALPDDTPRKHQACEILKNYIDQLANRDYKIIVKETKLKESDLIEVLQLIQQLDPRPGSQIGESNIEYILPDVNVIKVNGKWSVFLNNTSTPKLEVNQHYATITGANSNDSQYIKDQLQEAKWLIKSLESRSDTLLKVARCIVETQQAFFEQGEEAMQPMILNDVALAIDMHESTISRVTTQKYMHTPRGIFELKYFFSSHVSNDDGEDKSSTAIRALIKKLVAEENIAKPLSDNKIATLLAEQEVKVARRTVAKYRESLGIAPSSQRKRLI from the coding sequence GACTGCTGCAGCTGTCTAGCCTTGAGCTTCAACAAGAGATTCAAGAAGCGTTAGACTCTAATCCACTACTGCAAGTAGCGGATGAGCACGCACATTCAGAAGATCATGAGCAAGCGGAGAATAAAGCGGAGTCGGCCAATGACACCTCAACGGATACCACCTCAGAACCCAGTGCTCAAGACAGTGCCGATCTAATGGCGAACAATGCCATTAGTGACGATCTGGCTATGGATACTTCTTGGGAAGATGTGTATAGCTCAAATAGCGGCAATACCGGCGTAAAAGCCGATGATGAACTGCCTATTTATCAAGGGGAAACGCAAACTAGCCTCTACGACCACTTACTTTGGCAACTAGAATTAACCCCATTTTCCGAGACCGACCATGCGATTGCGATGGCCATTATTGATGCCATTGACGAACAAGGTTTTCTCTCTCTTTCCACCCAAGACATTACTGCTAGCCTCTCCCTTTCTGATGTGGAAGAGGATGAAACCATAGCCGTACTCAAGCGAATACAGCAGTTTGAACCTTTGGGTGTGGGCTCTCGAAATTTACAAGAGTGCCTCTTATTACAGCTCGATGCTCTGCCTGATGACACCCCTCGCAAACACCAAGCCTGTGAAATCCTAAAAAACTATATCGATCAATTAGCTAATCGAGACTACAAAATAATCGTTAAAGAAACTAAGCTAAAAGAAAGCGATTTAATTGAAGTTTTACAGCTTATTCAGCAACTCGACCCTAGGCCGGGAAGCCAAATTGGTGAAAGCAACATCGAGTATATTTTACCTGATGTGAACGTGATTAAAGTGAATGGTAAGTGGAGTGTTTTTCTCAATAACACCAGCACACCAAAACTTGAGGTGAACCAACATTACGCCACTATAACAGGGGCAAACAGTAACGATAGCCAATATATAAAAGATCAGCTTCAAGAAGCAAAATGGTTAATTAAGAGCCTTGAAAGTCGCAGTGATACCTTACTTAAAGTAGCCCGTTGTATTGTCGAAACTCAACAAGCTTTTTTTGAGCAAGGAGAAGAAGCCATGCAACCGATGATTTTGAATGATGTCGCACTGGCTATTGATATGCACGAATCGACGATATCACGGGTCACAACTCAGAAATATATGCACACCCCACGCGGGATTTTTGAACTAAAATATTTTTTCTCAAGTCACGTAAGTAATGATGATGGTGAAGATAAGTCCTCTACCGCTATCCGCGCTTTAATTAAAAAGCTGGTAGCCGAAGAGAACATAGCGAAGCCATTGAGTGATAATAAAATTGCCACCCTACTTGCTGAACAAGAGGTGAAGGTTGCAAGACGCACCGTTGCTAAATACCGAGAATCATTAGGTATTGCACCCTCTAGTCAGCGAAAACGCCTAATTTAG
- the hpf gene encoding ribosome hibernation promoting factor yields the protein MQINITGHHVELTDSLQEYVNSKFQKLERFFENITNVQVILKLEKVNHIAEATLHVSQGDIHATAEEDNMYAAIDALVDKLVRQLTKHKEKLSSH from the coding sequence ATGCAAATCAACATCACAGGCCACCACGTAGAACTGACCGACTCACTACAAGAATATGTTAATAGCAAATTTCAAAAGCTAGAGCGCTTCTTCGAAAACATAACGAATGTACAGGTCATCTTGAAACTGGAAAAAGTGAATCACATTGCAGAGGCAACCTTGCACGTTAGCCAAGGCGACATTCACGCTACCGCTGAAGAAGACAACATGTATGCTGCAATTGACGCACTAGTAGATAAACTTGTTCGCCAATTGACTAAGCACAAAGAGAAGCTAAGTAGTCACTAA
- the ptsN gene encoding PTS IIA-like nitrogen regulatory protein PtsN, which produces MQINQVLSLDCTKSAVHCTSKKRALELISQIAATHTGHDSTALFECMLGREKLGSTGIGNGIAIPHARMSDSDQAIAVLLQCDEPIEFDAIDNRPVDLLFALLVPENQCKEHLQTLSCMAERLNDKKVLKQLRHAKSDEELFQIMIAETIECPKGS; this is translated from the coding sequence ATGCAAATTAATCAAGTATTGTCTTTGGACTGCACCAAAAGTGCAGTCCATTGTACTAGTAAGAAACGCGCCCTAGAACTTATCAGTCAAATTGCGGCAACTCATACCGGCCATGATTCAACGGCTCTGTTTGAGTGCATGCTAGGAAGAGAAAAACTAGGCAGCACAGGCATTGGTAACGGCATTGCAATTCCTCATGCCCGCATGAGCGACTCCGATCAAGCTATTGCGGTGCTCTTACAGTGTGATGAACCCATTGAGTTTGATGCCATAGACAACCGCCCAGTGGATCTATTATTTGCTTTACTCGTTCCAGAAAACCAATGCAAAGAGCACCTACAAACGCTGTCTTGCATGGCAGAGCGATTAAATGACAAAAAAGTACTTAAACAGCTTCGTCACGCTAAATCCGACGAAGAACTTTTTCAGATCATGATAGCTGAAACTATTGAGTGTCCAAAAGGATCGTAA
- the rapZ gene encoding RNase adapter RapZ, translating to MFSAHQLVVVSGNSGGGKSVALRALEDIGYYCVDNLPVNLLSAFVDGLSPQQTKVAVSIDIRNLPHNPSQVAAVLTTLDDSIQVTVLYLEASQECLIKRYSETRRIHPLSLLEDSRSLQQAIVEEKQMLSSLKEQADLVIDSSRLSLHELSELVRKRILGRDGQELVMVFQSFGFKHGLPADVDYVFDVRFLPNPHWEPQLRALTGLDKPIKDYLYGFEDVVELKEQIQAFIERWLPSLEKNNRSYLTVAIGCTGGKHRSVFLTQQIGEYFLKQGQRVLIRHNQLEKQSD from the coding sequence ATGTTCAGTGCGCATCAACTTGTTGTTGTCAGTGGTAACTCTGGTGGTGGGAAAAGTGTCGCCTTACGCGCTCTTGAAGATATTGGCTACTACTGTGTCGATAATCTGCCCGTCAACCTATTAAGCGCTTTTGTGGATGGCCTCAGCCCACAACAAACCAAGGTTGCGGTAAGTATCGACATTCGAAACTTACCACATAACCCAAGCCAAGTGGCGGCAGTGCTTACAACCTTAGATGATAGCATTCAAGTTACCGTGCTGTATCTCGAAGCCAGTCAAGAGTGTTTAATTAAGCGCTATAGTGAAACACGGCGTATTCACCCACTCTCTTTACTGGAAGACTCTCGCTCATTACAACAAGCCATTGTCGAAGAAAAGCAGATGCTTTCATCCTTGAAAGAGCAGGCGGATTTGGTGATTGATAGCAGTAGACTGTCTCTCCATGAGCTGAGCGAATTAGTACGCAAACGTATTTTAGGTCGCGATGGTCAAGAGTTGGTGATGGTCTTTCAATCCTTTGGCTTTAAACACGGTTTACCTGCTGATGTGGACTATGTTTTCGATGTGCGATTTTTACCAAATCCTCATTGGGAGCCACAACTTAGAGCACTTACCGGGCTTGATAAACCGATTAAAGACTACCTCTACGGCTTCGAGGATGTGGTTGAACTTAAAGAGCAAATCCAAGCTTTTATCGAGCGTTGGCTCCCCTCTTTAGAAAAGAACAATCGCAGCTATCTCACTGTTGCTATTGGTTGTACTGGCGGCAAACACCGTTCGGTATTTCTCACCCAACAAATTGGCGAGTACTTTCTAAAACAAGGTCAGCGAGTGCTTATTCGTCACAATCAATTAGAGAAACAAAGTGATTGA
- a CDS encoding HPr family phosphocarrier protein has translation MIESRTLLIVNKLGLHARAAMKLVQLAQSFDANVTLQNEDNSANADSVMALLMLESAQGEYVTVTADGKQAPQALKAICALIEEKFDESE, from the coding sequence GTGATTGAATCTCGTACCTTACTCATCGTCAATAAACTCGGATTACATGCTCGGGCAGCCATGAAACTGGTGCAACTAGCACAGAGTTTCGATGCTAACGTCACCTTACAAAACGAAGACAACAGTGCCAATGCCGACAGTGTTATGGCGCTACTTATGTTGGAATCCGCACAAGGGGAATACGTCACTGTAACCGCTGATGGCAAGCAAGCCCCACAAGCGCTCAAGGCCATTTGTGCGCTAATTGAAGAAAAATTTGACGAAAGTGAATAA
- the mgtE gene encoding magnesium transporter, which produces MAEQIEFDQAHQTLQEVSDALDNGRFVFVRRQLQSMEPEDIAHLLEASPRKSREVLWQLTDPEDYGDILDELSEDVKDNLVSKMAPGKLAEATEGMDTDDVAYVLRSLPDDVSQQVLGQMDAADRLRVETALSYPEDTAGGIMNTDVTTIRGDVDIDVVLRYMRMKGELPETTDALYVIDSDDRLIGHLSLTTLLTTQPDVPVIDVMDDADEAISVELSDTDVASLFERRNWVSAPVVDENQHLVGRITIDDVVDIIREDAEHSMMSMAGLDDDEDTFAPVVKSARRRSVWLGANVLAALAAASVSNMFEATLEQMAAIAVLMTIVPSMGGVAGNQTVALVIRGLALGHIGDSNRKELLMKEAAIGFLNGILWALIIGAIVVFWKHDWMLGFIISGAMLTNLFVAGVAGVIVPVVLKKMKIDPALAGGMALTTITDVIGLSVFLGLATVFLL; this is translated from the coding sequence ATGGCGGAACAGATCGAGTTTGATCAAGCCCACCAAACGCTTCAAGAAGTTAGTGACGCACTGGACAATGGCCGCTTTGTCTTTGTTCGACGTCAATTGCAAAGCATGGAGCCTGAGGATATTGCTCACCTCTTAGAAGCCTCACCCCGTAAAAGTCGTGAAGTGCTTTGGCAACTCACCGACCCTGAAGATTATGGTGATATTCTTGATGAGTTAAGCGAAGACGTTAAAGATAACCTCGTCTCCAAAATGGCCCCGGGTAAACTGGCTGAAGCCACCGAAGGCATGGATACCGATGATGTTGCTTACGTACTTCGTAGTTTGCCTGACGATGTTTCGCAACAAGTATTAGGTCAGATGGACGCCGCCGACAGGCTGCGGGTAGAAACCGCCCTTTCCTACCCTGAAGATACTGCTGGCGGAATTATGAATACCGACGTTACCACCATTCGTGGTGATGTTGATATTGATGTGGTGCTTCGTTATATGCGAATGAAAGGGGAACTCCCAGAAACCACCGATGCGCTATACGTTATTGATAGTGATGATCGATTAATCGGCCACCTCTCCCTCACCACTCTACTCACCACTCAACCTGATGTACCGGTTATTGATGTTATGGATGATGCTGATGAAGCCATATCTGTAGAACTCAGTGATACCGATGTCGCCAGCTTATTTGAGCGTCGAAACTGGGTATCGGCTCCTGTAGTCGATGAAAATCAACACCTAGTTGGTCGTATTACCATTGATGATGTGGTGGATATTATTCGTGAAGATGCGGAGCACTCTATGATGAGTATGGCCGGCCTTGACGACGATGAAGATACCTTCGCTCCGGTCGTTAAATCGGCGCGTCGTCGTAGCGTATGGTTAGGGGCTAACGTATTAGCTGCTTTAGCGGCCGCATCGGTTTCCAATATGTTTGAAGCCACTCTCGAACAAATGGCCGCTATCGCAGTATTGATGACCATAGTACCGTCGATGGGCGGTGTGGCTGGCAACCAAACCGTGGCACTGGTAATTCGAGGCCTTGCTTTAGGGCATATTGGTGACAGTAACCGTAAAGAACTGCTCATGAAGGAAGCCGCTATTGGTTTCCTCAATGGCATATTATGGGCACTGATTATTGGCGCTATTGTGGTGTTTTGGAAACACGATTGGATGCTCGGGTTTATTATCTCTGGAGCGATGCTCACCAACCTCTTTGTGGCCGGTGTAGCTGGAGTTATCGTGCCTGTGGTGTTGAAGAAAATGAAAATTGACCCCGCCCTTGCCGGAGGCATGGCTCTCACCACAATTACCGATGTTATCGGCCTGTCGGTATTTTTGGGACTGGCGACCGTCTTCTTGTTGTAA
- the pmbA gene encoding metalloprotease PmbA, protein MDARQQIAQQKVELEHAVAKALSLASAQADGAEVAINKSTGLSVSTRMCEVENVEFNSDGALGITVYRGQKKGSASTSDLSEKAIAQTVAAALDIAKYTSEDPCAGPAPAELMVKEVQDLDLFHPYEPNPDHIAQIAIEAEQAALAYSDDIKQSDGASYDTHFGIRVYGNSHGVLASYPSSRHSVSCCVIGAGKNGDMERDYSYSVSRRAEDLWSAKEVGLKAAQRTIQRLDAQRIATGQYPIMFAAEVATGLMGHLVGAISGGSLYRKSSFLLDHLGKQILPDWFNVNEKPHLLRGLASTPFDSEGVATQDHEIISDGKLATYLLTSYSARKLGMTTTGHAGGIHNWFVQSTGQDYQSMLKELGTGFLVTELMGQGVNGVTGDYSRGAAGFWVENGVIQYPVSEVTIAGNLKEMFQKIVAVGSDVETRSQIQTGSMVIESMKVAGV, encoded by the coding sequence GTAGAATTAGAACATGCGGTCGCAAAAGCGCTAAGTTTGGCTTCGGCTCAAGCTGATGGTGCTGAGGTTGCGATCAATAAATCTACCGGTCTCAGCGTATCTACTCGCATGTGTGAAGTGGAAAACGTGGAGTTCAATAGTGATGGTGCTTTAGGGATCACGGTATACAGAGGTCAAAAAAAGGGAAGTGCATCCACGTCTGATCTTAGTGAAAAAGCCATCGCCCAAACCGTTGCTGCGGCCTTAGATATCGCCAAGTATACTTCTGAAGATCCTTGTGCAGGTCCTGCTCCTGCAGAGTTGATGGTTAAAGAGGTGCAAGATCTCGACTTATTCCACCCTTATGAACCTAACCCTGATCATATCGCCCAAATAGCTATTGAAGCGGAACAAGCGGCTCTGGCCTACAGTGACGACATCAAACAAAGTGATGGTGCGAGTTATGATACCCACTTTGGTATTCGAGTTTACGGTAACTCCCACGGCGTATTAGCCAGTTACCCATCCAGTCGTCATAGTGTCAGTTGTTGTGTGATTGGCGCTGGTAAAAATGGGGATATGGAGCGTGATTACAGTTATAGCGTTTCCCGTAGAGCCGAAGACCTATGGTCTGCCAAAGAGGTGGGTTTAAAAGCCGCTCAGCGCACGATTCAACGTTTAGATGCTCAGCGCATTGCCACAGGCCAATACCCGATAATGTTTGCGGCGGAAGTGGCGACAGGTTTAATGGGGCACCTTGTTGGAGCAATTAGTGGTGGCAGTCTTTATCGCAAATCGTCTTTTCTCTTAGACCACCTTGGCAAACAAATTTTGCCTGATTGGTTTAACGTTAATGAAAAACCGCACCTATTAAGAGGCTTAGCATCCACACCGTTTGATAGTGAAGGGGTGGCAACGCAAGATCATGAAATTATCAGCGATGGTAAATTAGCGACTTATCTGCTCACCAGTTATTCGGCGCGTAAACTTGGCATGACCACAACAGGACACGCGGGTGGTATTCATAATTGGTTTGTACAGTCGACAGGTCAAGACTACCAAAGCATGTTGAAGGAGCTCGGTACGGGCTTCTTGGTTACTGAATTAATGGGGCAAGGCGTCAATGGTGTCACGGGGGATTACTCTCGTGGTGCAGCCGGTTTCTGGGTGGAAAATGGCGTGATTCAATACCCAGTGTCGGAAGTGACCATTGCGGGTAACCTAAAAGAGATGTTCCAGAAAATAGTGGCCGTGGGCAGTGATGTGGAAACTCGCTCGCAAATTCAAACGGGCTCTATGGTTATTGAGTCAATGAAAGTGGCAGGGGTGTAG